Proteins from a genomic interval of Halorussus rarus:
- a CDS encoding CGCGG family putative rSAM-modified RiPP protein has translation METTSDDREHDADLDSDVEPITDRVHDNSWSANLEQPHHAESRDLVVRQAGTAVEHTTAGNHVNLVTHGDHGHPETYLYDALREAFGDDVSWEYVEQCGCGGHVTRVHVE, from the coding sequence ATGGAGACCACAAGCGACGACCGCGAGCACGACGCGGACCTGGACAGCGACGTCGAGCCCATCACCGACCGCGTCCACGACAACTCCTGGTCGGCGAACCTGGAGCAACCCCACCACGCCGAGAGTCGAGACCTCGTGGTCCGGCAGGCCGGGACCGCGGTCGAGCACACGACCGCCGGCAACCACGTCAACCTCGTCACCCACGGCGACCACGGCCACCCGGAGACGTACCTCTACGACGCGCTCCGGGAGGCGTTCGGCGACGACGTCTCGTGGGAGTACGTCGAGCAGTGCGGCTGCGGCGGCCACGTCACCCGGGTCCACGTCGAGTAG
- a CDS encoding MmgE/PrpD family protein produces MTTTADIADFALGLEYEDLREETVDELQKRVLDSVGIAVAAMDEEPVGVVGDTVAEFGGEGCSLWGGGSSQDSEPAPAAATASPPDATMYNTALVRYLDYMDSFLAPGETPHPSDNIAAIVACGEYRDASGADLLAAIGVAYEVQAALAWNAPVRDRGWDHVTHTVISAATGAGKMLELDREQLRSAIGIAGTAHNALRVTRTEGISEWKGVASANAARNAVYSAFLAKNGMAGPTNLFEGRKGWKQTVSGEFRAEFTPAERVHDVMTKKYVAETYAQSAVEGIIEIAEREAIDPDEIEKIRLDTFAGAKLIIGGGEGSRYEVETKAQADHSLPYMLAAALVDRELTNAQYAPERIRGDDVQELLRKVEVSEDDELTARFEEGEMPAVVAVETADGTTYLVEKDQFEGHPNDPMSWDEIERKFHETAGTRYDANRRDEIIGAVRSLDERDVSDLVGLLD; encoded by the coding sequence ATGACGACGACCGCCGACATCGCCGACTTCGCGCTCGGCCTCGAGTACGAGGACCTGCGCGAGGAGACGGTCGACGAACTCCAAAAGCGCGTGCTCGACTCGGTCGGCATCGCGGTCGCCGCGATGGACGAGGAACCGGTCGGCGTCGTGGGCGACACCGTCGCGGAGTTCGGCGGCGAGGGGTGCTCGCTGTGGGGCGGCGGCAGTTCGCAAGACTCCGAACCCGCCCCGGCCGCCGCGACCGCGTCGCCGCCCGACGCGACGATGTACAACACTGCCCTCGTGCGCTACCTCGACTACATGGACTCGTTCCTCGCGCCGGGCGAGACGCCCCACCCGAGCGACAACATCGCCGCGATTGTGGCGTGCGGCGAGTACCGGGACGCCTCGGGTGCCGACCTGCTCGCGGCGATCGGCGTCGCCTACGAGGTCCAGGCCGCGCTGGCGTGGAACGCGCCGGTCCGGGACCGCGGCTGGGACCACGTGACCCACACCGTGATTTCCGCTGCTACCGGCGCCGGGAAGATGCTGGAACTCGACCGCGAACAGCTCCGGTCGGCCATCGGTATCGCGGGCACCGCGCACAACGCGCTCCGGGTGACCCGGACCGAGGGGATCTCCGAGTGGAAGGGCGTCGCGTCGGCCAACGCCGCCCGGAACGCGGTGTACTCGGCGTTCCTCGCCAAGAACGGGATGGCGGGGCCGACGAACCTCTTCGAGGGCCGGAAGGGGTGGAAGCAGACCGTCTCGGGCGAGTTCCGGGCCGAGTTCACGCCGGCCGAGCGGGTCCACGACGTGATGACCAAGAAGTACGTCGCCGAGACCTACGCCCAGTCGGCGGTCGAGGGCATCATCGAAATCGCCGAGCGCGAGGCCATCGACCCCGACGAGATCGAGAAGATCCGGCTCGACACCTTCGCGGGCGCGAAGCTCATCATCGGCGGCGGCGAGGGGAGCCGCTACGAGGTCGAGACCAAGGCCCAGGCCGACCACTCGCTGCCGTACATGCTGGCGGCCGCGCTGGTCGACCGCGAACTCACCAACGCCCAGTACGCCCCCGAGCGCATCCGGGGCGACGACGTCCAGGAGCTCCTCCGGAAGGTGGAGGTCTCGGAGGACGACGAGCTCACGGCCAGGTTCGAGGAGGGCGAGATGCCCGCGGTCGTCGCGGTCGAGACGGCCGACGGGACGACCTACCTGGTCGAGAAGGACCAGTTCGAGGGCCACCCGAACGACCCGATGTCCTGGGACGAGATCGAGCGCAAGTTCCACGAGACCGCCGGGACGCGCTACGACGCGAACCGCCGCGACGAGATAATCGGGGCGGTGCGCTCGCTGGACGAGCGCGACGTGTCGGACCTGGTCGGCCTGCTGGACTGA
- a CDS encoding DUF7827 domain-containing protein, producing MTRTRTSVLLTALLVVSATAAGVTGAAMSNYRAQDDGLDEVAVDSGETFWQGQFLQFSANETNASEVWEIRRVQDGEIGPLATQVLLDATGSATFSTGPPGEYVIVDANGRPVVVQDGSVQGVGSVSEASFEVAQQTLNATFADETVVNDDSENSQTDLRLQSNRADYNFSLQSDQLSASELAEIFPDVEVQNDRAVSTRTASDDGLFDASFTDVEPGTYNVTVVAAGGNTQDTATVTVVEPVEGTASLSNGTFTEQRGDVVEFNVTFDGAEQATVTLGSQDVGYESRFTVADVDGDGVATVRFNSYLAGISPDSPGISVVGEDNYTDFELLTDPTPGRLDAATYPIQVSVGQTRTAVGSIALSERSTGGIQVWTAPDAADVDSVSGLAEVATQDQDVAYQDWAVVEVQASGLYGYVQNISDLDNNETGVSMNVTRLGEINVPDEQVPLQQGRLFVDESGDRFFFVVDSNALEANATYHATFNLTAANPYVEPGNETSLETNFTVVPRDASFDQPVEVPPSSDATISGNSTLAPGSELTVEAANVDDNPFLKRQTATVSEDGTWEATFDFSDVPADTNFTASITELDVNATGQVVGEGAGAAAAEQTTTAAAQQTTAAEETPAAGDEEETTAADGGAETTAADGAAAEETATEMGAETTAAADDAAAEETTTTVEANAPAPGFGPVAALLGLAVLLAGGALATRRR from the coding sequence ATGACACGAACACGTACGAGTGTACTTCTGACAGCACTGCTCGTCGTCAGCGCGACGGCGGCGGGCGTGACCGGCGCAGCGATGTCTAACTATCGGGCCCAGGACGACGGCCTCGACGAGGTGGCCGTCGACTCCGGCGAGACGTTCTGGCAGGGGCAGTTCCTCCAGTTCTCGGCCAACGAGACCAACGCGAGCGAGGTCTGGGAGATCCGCCGCGTGCAGGACGGCGAGATCGGCCCGCTCGCCACCCAGGTGCTGCTCGACGCCACCGGGTCGGCGACGTTCTCGACCGGGCCGCCGGGCGAGTACGTCATCGTCGACGCGAACGGCCGGCCCGTGGTCGTCCAGGACGGTTCGGTCCAGGGCGTCGGTAGCGTGAGCGAGGCCAGCTTCGAGGTGGCCCAGCAGACGCTCAACGCCACCTTCGCCGACGAGACCGTGGTCAACGACGACAGCGAGAACTCGCAGACCGACCTCCGGCTCCAATCGAACCGGGCGGACTACAACTTCTCGCTCCAGTCCGACCAGCTGAGCGCGTCCGAACTGGCCGAGATCTTCCCCGACGTCGAGGTCCAGAACGACCGCGCGGTCTCCACCCGGACCGCGAGCGACGACGGGCTCTTCGACGCCAGCTTCACCGACGTCGAGCCGGGCACCTACAACGTCACGGTGGTCGCGGCCGGCGGTAACACGCAGGACACCGCCACCGTCACCGTGGTCGAGCCGGTCGAGGGCACGGCGTCGCTCTCGAACGGGACCTTCACCGAACAGCGCGGCGACGTGGTCGAGTTCAACGTCACCTTCGACGGCGCCGAGCAGGCCACGGTCACCCTCGGTTCGCAGGACGTCGGCTACGAGTCGCGGTTCACCGTCGCCGACGTCGACGGCGACGGCGTCGCGACCGTTCGGTTCAACAGTTACCTGGCCGGCATCTCGCCCGACTCGCCGGGCATCTCGGTCGTCGGCGAGGACAACTACACCGACTTCGAGCTGCTGACCGACCCGACGCCCGGCCGGCTCGACGCCGCGACCTACCCGATCCAGGTGTCGGTGGGCCAGACCCGGACCGCCGTCGGGTCCATCGCGCTGAGCGAGCGCTCGACCGGCGGCATCCAGGTGTGGACCGCGCCCGACGCCGCCGACGTCGACAGCGTCTCCGGCCTGGCCGAGGTCGCCACGCAGGACCAGGACGTCGCCTACCAGGACTGGGCGGTCGTGGAGGTCCAGGCCTCGGGCCTGTACGGTTACGTCCAGAACATCTCGGACCTCGACAACAACGAGACCGGGGTCTCGATGAACGTGACCCGGCTCGGCGAGATCAACGTGCCCGACGAACAGGTGCCGCTCCAGCAGGGCCGGCTGTTCGTCGACGAGTCGGGCGACCGGTTCTTCTTCGTCGTCGACTCGAACGCGCTCGAAGCGAACGCGACCTACCACGCGACGTTCAACCTCACGGCGGCCAACCCCTACGTCGAACCCGGCAACGAGACGTCGCTGGAGACCAACTTCACCGTGGTTCCGCGGGACGCCTCGTTCGACCAACCGGTCGAGGTCCCGCCGTCGAGCGACGCGACCATCTCCGGTAACAGCACCCTCGCGCCCGGCTCGGAGCTGACCGTCGAGGCCGCGAACGTCGACGACAACCCGTTCCTCAAGCGCCAGACCGCGACTGTCTCCGAGGACGGGACGTGGGAGGCGACGTTCGACTTCTCGGACGTGCCCGCCGACACGAACTTCACGGCGTCCATCACCGAACTCGACGTCAACGCGACCGGTCAGGTGGTCGGCGAGGGCGCCGGCGCCGCGGCGGCTGAACAGACCACGACTGCGGCGGCCCAGCAGACCACCGCGGCCGAGGAGACCCCCGCAGCCGGCGACGAGGAGGAGACGACGGCCGCCGACGGCGGGGCGGAGACCACCGCGGCTGACGGCGCCGCGGCCGAGGAGACCGCGACCGAGATGGGTGCGGAGACGACCGCGGCCGCCGATGACGCTGCGGCCGAGGAGACGACCACGACGGTCGAGGCCAACGCGCCCGCGCCCGGCTTCGGGCCCGTGGCCGCACTGCTGGGTCTGGCCGTCCTGCTCGCGGGCGGCGCGCTCGCGACCCGGCGGCGCTGA
- a CDS encoding NAD-dependent succinate-semialdehyde dehydrogenase, whose amino-acid sequence MDRTNPATGEALEPVPDDSEEDVDAALDAAVETFDEWKDVPIRKRQQLLANAGDVLRENADEYAELMTREMGKPLSSARSEVEKCAWVCDYYAENAAEHLQDERRPGPAHAETYVSYEPLGPILAVMPWNFPFWQVFRFAAPHLTAGNVGLLKHASNVPGCAEAIQDVFKEAGYPEDVFQSLIIHSDRAEQVVEDDRLQAVTLTGSARAGRSVAETAGQNLKKSVLELGGSDPFVVLDDADLDAAARVGARARTLNAGQSCIAAKRFVVHADVYDEFVEQFVAEMDDLTVGDPTDDDTDLGPQAREDLLETLHDQVSQTVDEGATLELGGEPLDRDGFYYPPTVLTDVPRDSVAACEEVFGPAAAVFEVEDEAEAVEVANDTHLGLGASVWTTDLDRGERVAHRIDAGMTFVNQLVKSDPRVPFGGVKDSGYGRELAEHGIEEFVNKKTMWVQEADASEENVDVTIE is encoded by the coding sequence ATGGACCGCACCAATCCCGCGACCGGCGAGGCGCTCGAACCGGTGCCGGACGACTCCGAGGAGGACGTCGACGCGGCGCTCGACGCAGCAGTCGAGACCTTCGACGAATGGAAGGACGTGCCCATCCGGAAGCGCCAGCAGTTGCTGGCCAACGCCGGCGACGTGCTCCGGGAGAACGCCGACGAGTACGCCGAACTGATGACCCGGGAGATGGGCAAGCCCCTGTCGTCGGCCCGCTCGGAGGTCGAGAAGTGCGCGTGGGTCTGCGACTACTACGCCGAGAACGCGGCAGAGCACCTCCAGGACGAGCGCCGGCCGGGCCCGGCCCACGCCGAGACGTACGTCTCCTACGAGCCGCTGGGCCCCATCCTGGCGGTCATGCCGTGGAACTTCCCGTTCTGGCAGGTGTTCCGGTTCGCGGCGCCCCACCTCACCGCGGGCAACGTCGGGCTGCTCAAGCACGCCTCGAACGTGCCGGGCTGCGCCGAGGCCATACAGGACGTCTTCAAGGAGGCGGGCTACCCCGAGGACGTCTTCCAGTCGCTCATCATCCACTCCGACCGGGCCGAGCAGGTCGTCGAGGACGACCGGCTCCAGGCGGTCACGCTGACCGGGAGCGCCCGGGCGGGTCGGTCGGTGGCCGAGACCGCCGGTCAGAACCTCAAGAAGTCGGTGCTCGAACTCGGCGGCTCGGACCCGTTCGTGGTGCTCGACGACGCCGACCTCGACGCGGCCGCCCGGGTCGGCGCTCGGGCCCGGACGCTCAACGCCGGCCAGTCGTGCATCGCGGCCAAGCGTTTCGTCGTCCACGCCGACGTGTACGACGAGTTCGTCGAGCAGTTCGTCGCGGAGATGGACGACCTGACCGTGGGCGACCCGACCGACGACGACACCGACCTCGGGCCGCAGGCCCGCGAGGACCTGCTGGAGACCCTCCACGACCAGGTCAGCCAGACCGTCGACGAGGGGGCGACCCTCGAACTCGGCGGGGAACCGCTCGACCGAGACGGGTTCTACTACCCGCCGACCGTGCTGACCGACGTGCCCAGGGACTCGGTGGCCGCCTGCGAGGAGGTGTTCGGCCCGGCCGCCGCCGTCTTCGAGGTCGAGGACGAGGCGGAGGCCGTCGAGGTCGCCAACGACACCCACCTCGGGCTCGGCGCGTCGGTCTGGACCACCGACCTCGACCGGGGCGAGCGGGTCGCCCACCGCATCGACGCGGGGATGACCTTCGTCAACCAGCTCGTGAAGTCCGACCCGCGGGTCCCGTTCGGCGGCGTCAAGGACTCAGGATACGGCCGCGAGCTGGCCGAGCACGGCATCGAGGAGTTCGTGAACAAGAAAACGATGTGGGTCCAGGAGGCCGACGCGAGCGAGGAGAACGTCGACGTCACGATAGAGTAG
- a CDS encoding halocyanin domain-containing protein, with product MNSDTSRSGGALDRRTFLKGAAGVAGAAAVGAGAATPAAAQSAFGGWFEGVSNYDGVVDETGESEVTVEVGAAGNNGNFAFGPAAVRVDPGTTVVWKWTGKGGSHNVVAEDGSFESQMTGSTDHTFEQKFSEKGVVKYACTPHKAMGMKGAVVVGTEAAAAAPTSSGSSSGESASSGSGDSGSGDVASGFGSWFDDVSNYEGVVDGTGRSEVTITVGAKGNNGNFAFGPAAVRVDPGTTVVWKWTGKGGSHNVVAEDGSFESESSGSAGHTFEQTFDEAGIRKYACTPHKAMGMKGAVVVGDEAASDEPTAGSLGGGGSGGSDLEDTLTVGLGGALVVGLLGLPVAEMRKRRRDSK from the coding sequence ATGAACTCCGATACCTCGCGCTCCGGCGGCGCACTGGACCGACGAACGTTCCTGAAGGGCGCGGCGGGCGTGGCCGGCGCGGCTGCGGTCGGCGCCGGGGCCGCCACCCCCGCGGCGGCCCAGTCGGCCTTCGGCGGGTGGTTCGAGGGCGTCTCGAACTACGACGGGGTGGTCGACGAGACCGGCGAGTCCGAGGTCACCGTCGAGGTGGGCGCGGCCGGCAACAACGGCAACTTCGCGTTCGGGCCGGCGGCGGTCCGCGTCGACCCCGGGACGACGGTCGTCTGGAAGTGGACCGGGAAGGGCGGCAGTCACAACGTGGTCGCCGAGGACGGCTCGTTCGAGAGCCAGATGACCGGGAGCACGGATCACACCTTCGAGCAGAAATTCTCGGAGAAGGGCGTCGTCAAGTACGCCTGCACTCCCCACAAGGCGATGGGGATGAAGGGCGCGGTCGTGGTCGGAACCGAAGCGGCCGCCGCCGCGCCCACCTCCTCCGGGTCGTCGTCCGGGGAGTCCGCGTCCTCGGGCTCCGGCGACTCGGGCAGCGGGGACGTCGCGAGCGGCTTCGGTTCCTGGTTCGACGACGTCTCGAACTACGAGGGCGTCGTCGACGGGACCGGCCGGTCCGAAGTGACGATCACGGTCGGCGCGAAGGGAAACAACGGCAACTTCGCGTTCGGACCGGCGGCGGTCCGGGTCGACCCGGGCACGACGGTCGTCTGGAAGTGGACCGGGAAGGGCGGCAGCCACAACGTGGTCGCGGAGGACGGTTCGTTCGAGAGCGAGTCGTCGGGCAGCGCGGGCCACACCTTCGAGCAGACGTTCGACGAGGCCGGCATCAGGAAGTACGCCTGCACCCCGCACAAGGCGATGGGGATGAAGGGCGCGGTCGTGGTCGGCGACGAGGCCGCGTCCGACGAGCCGACGGCCGGGTCGCTCGGCGGTGGCGGCTCCGGCGGGTCGGACCTCGAGGACACCCTGACGGTCGGGCTGGGCGGCGCGCTGGTAGTCGGCCTGCTCGGCCTCCCGGTCGCCGAGATGCGCAAGCGCCGGCGGGACTCGAAGTAG